Sequence from the Pan paniscus chromosome 12, NHGRI_mPanPan1-v2.0_pri, whole genome shotgun sequence genome:
ACAGAACTACAGCAAAATATCAGAACTGCTTCAATGTCAGCTCACGACCTGTGGGCCCAGCACTTGTATGATAGTATCACTAAGGCATAGGAGAATATGGGGGTTTTACTTGATGTCAGCCTCAAAAGTTAATTGTGCTCCCAAGCATTCTATTTTCATAGTTTCCCTTAGGAACCTGTCAGGTCTTTATCACCCATGATTCATTTTAAATCTGTATTACCCTCTCAGTCTTAAGggattaaagttttttaaaattaattaattaattaattatttttttagaggacACAATTTGACCACTGTTATCCAAAGCTAGTGTGAATCATACCAGAGTATTTCCATAGTGAAATGAATCCTTCACTGCTCATCTGCCCCGGGTTTCTCCTACTATCTACATGGTTATAATGCTAGAAAGAGTTGGGAATTAGGTGGCAATTGTAGAACCCTGTGTCTGGCAAATAGAATGAACTCAACAAATGCCTGTTAAATGAGCCAATGTGTGAGCCAATCAACGTGTGCATGGAAAGGGAGTGCTGACCATCTGTGGCCACTCAGTGTCTCTAGGTGTACATTTTCTGAGATATCTGTGCCTTTCCTGTCCAGTGTTTCCTCCTGTCCCACACTCAATGACTACCCTATAAAGAATGGATGTGGTGGGTCTGTTTTTCAGGTGGCATTGCTGGTGGTGCTGACCATCTTTGGGATACAATCTCATGGATACGAGGTGAGTTGGTTCCTTATGGACTTTATCTCTTAGAGATGTtgggagaggaaagggaaagtACAAGAGAGCCTGAAGACAGTAGAGAGGCCATATGCCTTATTTGGGATGGAATCTCAGAAATAACCAATAATGGAAATAATGAGCTTGGCTATTCCTCTCCAACCACAATACCTTTGCAAATGTAAGCCATTGCTTTAAAATGTGGTCAGTCTCATTTCTCTTGTGATATCACTGCTTCTCCCATATATAATATAGTAAACTCTAAGGAAAAGCTTTGCCTTCTTATGGCATCATAAGGTTTTGGACTGGGACCCCAGTGGACAGTTTTAGTTTTTAATCCCTTGTTCATAGCAGGCAGCTGCTTTATTTTGTTGGAAGAGTTGCCTTTCAAATATATAAGATTTATGGAAAaacattttgtctttcttttcaatCTAGGTTTTTAACATCATCAGCCCAAGCAACAATGGTGGCAATGTTCAGGAGACAGTGACAATTGATAATGAAAAAAGTACCGCCATCGTTAACATCCATGCAGGATCATGCTCTTCTACCACAATTTTTGACTATAAACATGTAAGCAGCAAATGAATTTTCATATTAATCAGGACTAGTTTGCTAAAGAGCAGAGGgatctatatatatatggggcATATATACTTGAATTCTTAGACTTAACCTTGCAATTCTTTAAGAATTCCTCACtttcacttttctctttaaataatCAAGCAattggttaaaaaaacaaaaccattttgaagaaaaacataTGACAGGAAACATATGCATTTGCTTGACCTTTTCAGGTAGAAATTGGAAGAGTGATGCTATTATCCTACTACAGGCTCAGAAAGTGCAAAGAAGAGTAACCAAAGTCCAAAGCAAAGCCTGGCACGCAGACACTCAAActcatttgttgagtgaataaatgaatgaatagggCTTCTAACACAGAACATCATGCAGAAAAAGAACaattggtcaggcacagtggctcatgcctgtaatcccagcactttgggagtctgaggcgggaggatctcttgagcccaggagttggagactggcctgggcaacatggcaaaatccgatctctaccaaaaatacaaaaattagctgggtgtggtggtgcgggcctgtggccccacctacttgggaggctgaggtaggaggattgctggagcccaggaagtcaaggctgcagtgagctgagactgcaccactgcactccagcctgggtgacagaacgagatcctgtctcaaaaaaataaataaataaaaaattaaaaaatataaaataataaaaagaacaatcACAAAGCAATCACAACATAGCAGAAATCCAGAGCAACTATACACATTTAATTATGTACATAGGGTAGGCAAAAAATCATACTTTTTCTGTAAGAAAGAAAGTCTGCTAACTAAAAGCACTAAACTATTTTCAAGTGTTAGATACTGGCATTAACAATAAGTCACAGAAACCTGCTCAGAAAACGTATCCTTCAtcagttatttattcatttgttttccatttcttccaccAACGAATTATGAACCTGCTTCTACCTAGGTTCCAAGCTATGCACTATGGATGTAAGTAGGTTCCTGCTCATCTCACTAGACTTTTGAACATGCTTTTCTGTCCCTTTTCTTCTAGAAATGTCTTCACGTTCCTCTTTCCCATTGGTGTTGGCAGTTCAATCACACATTTGAAAGTATAGAGTCATTAGAAAATGTGGTTTCAAAGGAAGTGGCACTGAAATTGTTTTTAAGCAACTGTCATGGAAATCCcaaaactgtctttaaaaaaaaatggagaagtgAGGATTTGCTTTAAGCTTCTTCCATTATCACCAGGCTCAGCCTCTgtctattttttgaattttaggaACTGACAATTTGTGAGAATTGAAAAATAGGAACCAGAAAGATTTCTATTAGATACAGCTTTCTAGGGTATATCATTATTTGGAACTCTGTAGAGACAATTTTCACTCCAGGTGAAGACTCAGTGGCCTTAGGTCCCATCTGGCCCCAGGGTCTTCACCCTCCATTGCTCTTTCAATCCCACCTTATTGCAACCCATCCCTCTCCAGCCAGCTTGGGTTTGAGATGGAGAAGGGATGGGGAAAactggagaggaagaaaagatggcAAATGAGGGGAGGATAGATGAGACGTGTATGAGCGTGCATGAGTGTGGGTAAGGGTATGCTTATGAGAGCTCCTAAAGCAGCACTGTCTAACAGAACTTTCTGCAGCGGTGGAAGTGTTCTAGATTTGAATTTCCAATAGGGAAGCCCCCAGCCCCCTGTGGTTATTGAGTACTCAAAATTTGTAACAGaagtgcattttaaattttaccgaatttgaatttaaatttagATAGCGGCATATAGCTAATAACtatcatattggacagcacagttttttttttttttttttgacggagtctcgctctgtcacccaggctggagtccagtggtgcgatcttggctcactgcaagctccacctcccgggttcatgccattctcctgcctcagcctcccgagtagctgggactacaggtgcccaccaccacgcccggctaaattttttgtatttttagtagagacggggtttcaccatgttagccaggatggtgtcgatctcctgaccttgtgatctgcctgcctcggcctcccaaagtgctgggattacaggcgtgagccactgcacctggccaggacagCACAGTTCTAAAAAGTATTCTATTTACCCCAAACTGGGGAGGAAGCAGAATAAAATTAatggaaagaagccagatgcagtagcttacacctctaatctcagcactttgggagctcaaggtgggtggatcacttgagatcaggagtttgagaccagcctggctaatatggtgaaactccatctctactaaacataaaaaattagctgtttgtggtggtgcacacctgtagtcccagctactctggaagctgaggcaagagagttgcttgaaccagggaggtggaggcttcagtgagctgagattgcaccactgcactccagcctgggcaacagagtgagagtctgtctcaaaaaaaaataataatggtaataataataatgaaataatggaaagagacagagaagtgcTTCTTCTCAATCTTTCAAACCTCAAACTGCAGACCCTGGTTCCATGACATGAAAAGCAGAATATAGTCATGGGTTTGCACAGTTTCCAAGGGGTAGAAATGAcaagtgaaaaaatgaaaatgttatgtaAAATAAGTCAAGTGGATAAAGTTGATTGCAGATTGGAGAGCAATCCCACCATATATTCACTGTGCATGTTCAAGTCTTTCTTCCGAGGTTCAGGCATCATCTTCACCAAGTTCAGATTCAGGGAACTAGGGAGGAACAGTAACTGTACTCTTGCTGCCTCAGGGCTACATTGCATCCAGGGTGCTCTCCCGAAGAGCCTGCTTTATCCTGAAGATGGACCATCAGAACATCCCTCCTCTGAACAATCTCCAACGGTACATCTATGAGAAACAGGTAATTCTGGGGCACTCTTGAGTATTCTCTGTTCTTAAGCCAGGCAATACTGGTATTTATGGAGAAATGAAGAGTGTGAGGGAGAAGATCATACTATCATGCCTTACCATAAATATGATACTCAACTTATTAAAGTTATTAaagtgtttttacttttattttattattttttaagagcagGAGCAAATCTTAGCTTGATTTCCACAATATAGTCCTAAATACAAGAATTTATAATAAATTCCAGTGACATTATAGCAAGGACTGATCAGCTTCTCTTCTCAGAGCAGGGCTATGAGAAATGGTGACTGGAACAGTAATAAGAGAAGTTCTAATATTCAATGACCCAAAGatgcaaagaaataatacagtTGAGTGAACATATACAAACAGTGCACTGCGGCTAGAGACCCAAGGTTTAAGTCTCCCTCCACAACTTCTTATAGGTGCTACCTTTGACATGGGACTTACTTTCTTTGGGCTTCATTGCCACCAGAGGTAAAATAACACTGGTAATAACTAATGAGGCTACTTCACAGATACAGTGTTCAAAAAGAGATGATGTCTTGAGATCCCTAAGTTCTTTCTGTTTAATaatctgaaagagaaaaattgtCACAATTTAGAATAAGGTACAccaatttttgtcaatttattttatgttgttCTTTTCTGTTATACCGATCTAGGCTCTGGACAACATGTTCTCCAACAAATACACCTGGGTCAAGTACAACCCTCTGGAGTCTCTGATCAAAGACGTGGATTGGTTCCTGCTTGGGTCACCCATTGAGAAACTCTGCAAACATATCCCCTTGTATAAGGGGGAAGTGGTTGAAAACACACGTGAGTACCAATAAGTCATTCACTcaccaaatattttctgaaagctactatgtgccaggtgctctgTTGGGTGCCaagtgaaatgcaaataaatgggAACAGTACTCAGTTCAGTTTGCTTTGGGAATTAATTACATGCCATGTGTGTAAATTGTGCTAAATTTTAGGAATACAGAAATGAATTAAACATCTCCAGGGAACACATAGTCTAGTGAAGAAGCTGACAAGTGAAAAGAGAGGATGGAGTAAAGGATTTCTGGGTGCCAATGAAAAACTACTCGATTCTTGTATACTTTCATATGTAAGAATTTCAAGTAGCAAAAAGTCATCTGGGCCCTTAGAATAGCATCTTTTGAAGATAATAAGAAGGAAGTCACTAAGAAATGCTCTCAGGATCTAGAATAGAATTGGTATAGGAAAGAGGAGGCCAAGTGGACTTACAGACAGGGAGTAAAAACCCTGATTCATCTGGGTAACATATGCCACTGCAGATATTACTGTCATTTTTATACAAAGTTTCTAAACGTGGCAGAGCAACCAGAGTGAAAGAGGTCGGGCCAACTGATGATGAACACAACAAAGGAAATTTCTCAGAGTACTGGAAGGTAGATAAAGAAGAGTTTATGTTTAGTATATATCTACTGcccagaaaaacattttaagtacTCATTCATAAAGTAAATAAAGGCACATAGGTATGCCATTGACACAGAATGGCATAATATCACTGGGATTGAGCCAACCAGCACTTCCAAAAGTTGTCAGTTTTATTTAAGCTAATGTATTATTATTCTAATAAttccaataatatattttttaatgctctttctctgaaaaattttcctttttccagATAATGTCGGTGCTGGAGGCTGTGCAAAGGCTGGGCTCCTGGGCATCTTGGGAATTTCAATCTGTGCAGACATTCATGTTTAGGATGATTAGCCCtcttgttttatcttttcaaagaaatacaTCCTTGGTTTACACTGAAAAGTCAAATTAAATTCTTTCCCAATGCCCCAACTAATTTTGAGATTCAGTCAGAAAATATAAATGctgtatttatagattttttggtgtttgttgttttttgtaagCAGCAAAGGGAATCCAAGCAATGTCTTTGTCActatatagaagaaaaaaaattgccagaatTTTAAATAAGGTGCATAATGTGTGAAAATTCCCAGATAATACCACTGGGTCACATGTGGACTAGTCAGCTGGGGTCGAATTTCCATTTCTTCGTCTGCCCTCTGGACCAGCTTCTCATCTAACCATCCAAATATATGGGAGCAACCTGGGTAGAGAAGAGGCTCACATGGTGGTGGCCTTGACCTGGCCAGGGGAGGGACATAGCGTATGCTTATCAAACAAGTTGAATGCTCAGGTGAAGGCTTTTAGGGCCATTCATATGAGTTAAAATGTCCTTTAACTCACCAAAGCAGTAGACTCAACCTGAATAAACATTATAATAATATGTGTTGCCCTGGAgtgagaagggagaaagggagagaggaaggagcacCTAACATCCAGGAAAAGATGCACCATACTGAAGATCATAACAGGAGTGAAAGACTAGAAATGCCAAGTCAATACATAGCAGAAAAGCAactttaatatttcaaataaattgcACATTGCGTACAAATCTCAGATCGTGAAGCTGGGTCACACGTGAACGTTCGGCTGAATGCAAATTCAGAGCAAAGAGGAATTACTTTAACAACAATTTATTCTCTTGCCGTAGACCTCTGGGATCCTAGCTGCAGAGGACCCCCGGCCTCCGCGTTTGAGCTGACATGAGACTCTCACTAGAGACTAGATGGAGAAAGGGCTTCAGCAGGCACGGAGCTGGAAGCTTTGTCTGTGAGACAGCTCCGCGGGAGCACTCATCCCCCAGggctctctgtctccctctgagaGGCTCTGGCCCCATATAACCACCAGAATGGGAGAAGAAGGGCTTACCCGTGGGATTAGGGCACATCTGTCCCGCAGGCCCACCTGCCTGCCAGTCCCTCCCAGGATTCCTGCCTGGCCACCCCACAGGAGTGTGTACACAGTGCAGCCTCAGCTGCTCAGCTTTGCTCCACTTGAGTGCATTCCGGCAGCGTGGGAGCTGTTTGAATCCCCCAGTGCACACAGATCCCAACCCCAAGGGTCCAGGGGAGGGAGCTGTGAGCAGATCCGGACGTCCCAGGGCTGTGGCTCCGGAGTGCGGAACTGGGCCCAGTGCTTCAGCAGAAGAGGAGCCCATACTCTCAGAAAACTCTCAGAGAGGGGTGAGTCGCACAGGTTCCTGGGCTGGTGTGGAACCTAGGCGTGCCTCCCTCCACAGAGCTGGTCCAGTAAGTGTGGGGCCTGTCTCCCTGCTGGACCTCTGCCTGAAGGAGCCCAACGACCTGGAACACCTAACAACAACAGAAAGTCACGGCCACAGTGCCAGTGATCAGGGGTCCCTCCCCCCAAGACCGAGGAGGAGACCTGGTGAGGGGTCACCCCTCTCCCCCTTGCACCACAGAGCACGGCTTCAAAGGCCCGGATACACAAAGGAGCCAGGTGGCAGAATATTAGTCTAGCTATCTCCCATTGCTCTCACGCGCCATCTACTGGATTTCATCCCAAACTACAACACGAAAAACTGCTAATTTTCCTGCCTGCCAGGCCGAGGACTAGAATTCAACAGACTGTTTAGAGCTTTAGCCCTCTGAaaacttccagaaatgaagccaactgACTATATTCAGTTTACACCAGAGTTAAAGGAACACCAACCCTcccagatgagaaagaatcagtgcaagaacTGTAGCAATTTAAAAAACCAGAGCGTCCCCTTACCTCCAAATGAGCCCACTAGCTCCACAGCAATTGTTCTTAACCAATCTGAAATGACGAGCATGGAATTCAGAATCTGAATGTCAATGAAGCTTATAGATatccaggagaaagttgaaatgCAATCCAAGGAAACCAAGCAATCCAGTGAAATGGTTTAAGTGCTGAAAGATAAAATAGCAATTTTACAAAAGACCCAAACTGAGCTTATTGAGTTCaaaaaagaatttcataatacaatcagaagtattaatagcagaatagaccaagctgaggaaagaatcccaGAGCTTGACCCCTGGTTCTTTGAATCAacttagacaaaaataaagaaaaaagagttttaaGAAATGAACACAATCTCccagaaatatgagattatgtaaagagaccaaatctatgactcattgccatccctgagagagaaggagagagaataagcaacttggaaaatatatttggggaCATAGCCCACAAAAATTTCCCTAATCTCTCTAGAGAGGTTGACAtgtaaattcaagaaatacaga
This genomic interval carries:
- the GKN2 gene encoding gastrokine-2 translates to MKIFVALLVVLTIFGIQSHGYEVFNIISPSNNGGNVQETVTIDNEKSTAIVNIHAGSCSSTTIFDYKHGYIASRVLSRRACFILKMDHQNIPPLNNLQRYIYEKQALDNMFSNKYTWVKYNPLESLIKDVDWFLLGSPIEKLCKHIPLYKGEVVENTHNVGAGGCAKAGLLGILGISICADIHV